GCAGCACTTCATTGATTTGGGCGACTTCCATATGGGTCTCTCGCTCTGTCGGGGCGCACCGGGACAGCCCGGCGTAGCGCTAACAACTTGTAACAACCGTGGCGCACGCTCTCGACTAGCATTCGAGGCGCGCGTGTTATGGGGAACCAGCCGTCGCGGCAAGATGTCCTTGCCTGCGGTTGAAGCTCAGCGCTATTGTAAAAGACGTCGCGCCGTCAGGCTCAAAACCCCTGCGGCGCGCGCGTGCTTCAACGAAGTGCTTACGCGTGTTTCATCACAGCTAGCTAATCGATAAGGAGCCTCAAATGAACAAGAACACTCTGCGCGTTTCCGCGCTCGTCCTGGTCTCGGCCGCTATGCTGGCCGGATGCCAGACGCAGCAAGGCACCAACACTGCCGTAGGCACCGGTGTCGGCGCAGCGGTCGGGGCGGGGCTGGGCAACCTCATCGGCGGCAACACCACCGGCACCCTGATCGGCGCGGCGGTCGGCGCAGCCGCGGGCGGTGCCACGGGGTACAACTGGCAGTCCATCAAGAACACGCTGGGCGGTCACACGGCCGGCACCGGCACTCAGATCTCCGAGCGTCCGGACGGTCAGCTCCAGGTCAACGTACCGAGCGACGTGACGTTCGACACGAACCAGTACGCCATCAAGCCGAACTTCGCCGCCGTGCTCACCGATC
This window of the Pandoraea sputorum genome carries:
- a CDS encoding OmpA family protein codes for the protein MNKNTLRVSALVLVSAAMLAGCQTQQGTNTAVGTGVGAAVGAGLGNLIGGNTTGTLIGAAVGAAAGGATGYNWQSIKNTLGGHTAGTGTQISERPDGQLQVNVPSDVTFDTNQYAIKPNFAAVLTDLANSLNQNPGITARVIGHTDSTGGDRINIPLSQNRANAVIQYLTSRGVDARRLQGVGVGSSQPVASDATAEGRAQNRRVEILLQAPQQQAPR